Within the Triplophysa dalaica isolate WHDGS20190420 chromosome 2, ASM1584641v1, whole genome shotgun sequence genome, the region TAAACCCTTCAGTTTATCTGTATGTGGATACACTCTAAATAAAGCTGAGAGTGTGCACTATAAGACAATATCCACAATATTACTGTAACTTAAATACTTTTAACTACACAATAACTAAAATTTTTTGGACATATCTGTATAtaggtttaatgttttatatacatgttaaagtttatttaccTTGATGTTTGCATTACAGTGGTTCATTTAATGCAGAAAGTACTTTAAAAATAGGGCTacctttaaaaatattcaaattagGATTGTTTTGTTTAGCCCTGAAATGCAAGTATTTTCTTTTGTAGCTAGTGTTAAACATGTGTCTTTGTCCTTAGGTTTCTTTCCGAACAGCTTTAAAAGCTGTGAGGCGTTCCTTCGACATAAGATGACTCTGATATCCCCTTCTGTACTCAAGAAATACAGCATACCATTTGATAAGGCAATCCACAGTCTTTTAACATCGACTCTAACCAtttaaaaatttattttttgctagTTCTCTTACGTATTCTCAATACTTTCAATTTTTACAGATAACACAGGAGGCCGGGGAGTTTATGATCACGTTTCCCTATGGTTACCACGCTGGATTCAACCATGGATTCAACTGTGCCGAATCCACCAACTTTGCCAGTATCCGGTGGATCAATTACGGCAAAGTTGCTACACAGGTACACAAAGACAACTAATTACAACCGCTGCCGGCATTTTGTGAGTCTATCAAAATCTATTTTCATGTATCTTGCAGTGTACATGCAGTAAGGACATGGTGAAGATCTCAATGGATCCGTTTGTCAGACGATTTCAGCCAGACCGCTACCAGGCTTGGACACAAGGCAAAGATGCATGCACACTGGATCACACTCTGGCCACGCCCAGCACCACACCCGAGCTGCAGAGCTGGATTCAGAGACGTCGCAGGAGGACACCTGCCACAAAAAGGTATGAAGCAGTTGATGAGGTAAACGATGTGCTTTGAGGTATAAGGCTTAAACACGAATGCTGGCATGATTTAGTGTGTCATTGCAATCGGCCAGTCAATTATCTCTTTTGTCCATTAACAGTCTTCATTACCCGCGTGCATGCTCCAAACAATTAAAGACGGTAGACACTATGCCAGTGAAAGGTGGTGCTCGAAGGAGTAGAGGTGCAGCTTTGACATCAAAAaaggaagaagaggaagaggcaGTGAAACATGAGAAAGAACTGCAGTACTCAGCTGATTTAAAAGGCAAGTATTCTTTTTTAACTCTAATTTTAGTATTGTGTCTCCTTTTTCTCTATTTTGCAAATGCAGAATTTATGTGTATTTGCATTACAgtttaccccccaaaaaattgtTAAGTTTTGGATTCAAGTTTTGGATTTcagctttaaaggtccagtgtgtcatttttggaggatctattgagaaaaaatgcaatataatataaataactcCTTTTGAGGATGGCCGCAGTAAATGatgatacatttataataataacattataaaatgtatcgTATTATATTAAGGATGTGTTTGCGCTGTCACCTGATTTCCATAATTATTTTAGTGCTCAAGCAGTCCAGACAGTGTGTGCATATAAACTGATCAAAGGCTTTTACATTGGTCTTTTTTAGGTTTCACTGGTCCGTGTCGACAAATGTGTGTCGTCAAGGTGACAAGAGTAGAAAGCGATTTGCTGGCTCAGTCCACTCGACAACTCCGAGATTCTTCCCTTGAGAGAACCTCGACCCCTCCGCTCACTGCCACATCCTGCCAGGTAGATCCTGAGCATGCAGTCTCCCAGACGTCTGTAATGTCAGATGAAGGTCAGGTATCCACAAATCCTAGCACACAGATGACTAAGGACATGACTCTTAATTCACAAAAAACTGCTGAAAGttcaaatcaaactttgatcCCAAACTGTGAATCTGCCTCAGAAACAAGTGCACCTTCTATTTCACTGACCTCCTCACCACCCCTCAGGTCTAACAGTACCGCGATTCTATTTTCGGAAAGTGAATCCCAACAAGCTAAAATTGAAACAGACGGGACAACCGCCGATATCTCGACCGAGAGCAATATCGAGTGTGGCACATCAGCACTTTACAAGGAGAAAAGCTCAATCTGTCTAGACTCCGGCTCACAAGAAGACAGAACAAAGTCTGGAATCCATCATGTGGCTTCGTTTTTCGAAATGCCTCTTCTGACGCCCGAGGTCACAGAAGAGAGATTGAATCAGTCATTTCTTGTGCCTGAGATGCCCTCACTGACACTGGCTATCCAGACGGACTCCATGAAACTCCTGCTTGACATTCCGAACACTACTGAAGCACCTGTTCTCCATCAGGAAAAATCACATTTACCTCCTGTTATTACAGATGACACGCCGACTTGCTCTGCAAGCGCCTGTAACGATTGGCTGTACACTACAcctcaaaacatttttggcCAAACACAAAACTCAACCTCAGACGCTTGCATAGCAGATCCAGAATCTCCTTCCTCAATCACACAATGGGAACCCCCAGAAAAGAAGTCTAAACAGGAAGGACATGAACACACTCTCCCAtccgcagacacacacacttccatTCTTCCTCTGTCCGAACAACTTCAGATCGCCACAAATTGTCTTTTGCAACCTTCCACACTAGCAGAAATGAATTTTGTAGATGCTCAAAATTCTGAAATGACCGAAAGTTCATGTTCTGACAGAGATAACAAACAAACTTCTCTGTGTAATGAAGAGCGTCCCAGCTCTCTCACTGCATCCTTAGGTCCCTTCGTAGATTCCAAACCCTTCACGTCCACCATTTGGAAAAACCTCAACTCTCAGAGTCCTGCGGTGCTCATTGAAAGTTTGCAGCCTGAGTTGGTTGTGGGTCTTGCTCAAGGTGTAGGCAGTCTCAACGACTACACTCATGATTCACTTTCCTACACCATGTGGTCTGAATCAAACTGCCTGCAAGAAAAGTCCACCAATTCTCCAAACTCTTCACCTTGTGCGCAGGCTTGGGGCAACTTGGGACCCGGTTCCAAACAAGGGTCTGGTTCAGAGATAACCCAAAACCTTCAAAAAGTGGAAGTAGAAGAAGGTGAAGCTTGTGTTCTTGGAGAGCAGACAGACTCTCAGGCACTTCAGGCAGAGGAGAACAAAAGTCAAGAGTATTATGAAGGTGTGAAGTCAGAACCCGATGGTTCCGTAAGCGACTCGGATTCTTGTGAATCTAGAGTAAGAGGAGttgacagcagcagtgaatccAGTGATGAGAATGCTTTGAGTGACCCAGAGTGTGGCGATGCAGGTCTGGAGCCGGGGGAAGTGTGCACAGTAAGTTCTGTTGCAAAAAGTTATGCCTCTTTTCTCAACCTGATGCAATAATACAACAATGTAATTGTATTCTTGCTTGTGTATTTGAATGTTTATCGGTTATTCTggtgtacagcactttggtatgctttttagaaaaaatcacTTGTGTTTTATCAAAAAGATGATTGATTAAAATGAgaactcatttttttatattgatctGAGCTTCTGCAATTCAATTCTCCACTCTTGGTAGAGACATGGCTTTATGATTATGCAAATTAGACTCCGCCTTCACTCTGTCAAGAGCTTGGACTATCTGATCCATTTGGTCAACTATGTGACATGATTGGTTGCAGTATGTTTCTGCTGTAGAGAACAGAGGttttaaacagcatttttgaaaCCGTCTTTAGGGAGAAAATCCTCAGAAATGTTGTAGACTGATGAATTTGCACTTAGTTTGTCataaagcatattaaaaacaacacatagacaagtaaacatattttcacCACGGGTGGCTTTACAAACACTTAAAGGAAAACTCTgccgaaaaataaaaattctgccatgaattactcaccctcaagtcattcgACAACCCTCCGTTTATCTTCGGCTCAAAAATTGAAGGAGCCAtccttttgatgtttttgaggcTTGCAtcatgttttttgggtgtttaacaattgATGTTCCTTTTTCTAATAAacaaacgctttatatttcacatatttcaagtctattctTCACCGCTGTCCTTCTTCTCACAAATGCCTGGTTTAATTGCTGtatatataaagtccctccttccgaacgctctgattggtaaagctgaccaggtctattgtgattggttccctgcttagagtgtgtgtttgaagaTGTCCCACTCATACCATATCAGTGAgtttccgcttctcaggctattgtgattggttggtcctcctctcagtgcacgtgtattcataaactttggctttcagcaataaacagtaacaatggcatcaacttcactttatcagttaaaaacatgcggatcgatcgaagtgtaacggaggtctgctagtgcatgtgccaACGTCAATCATTGTTAGAGATCACatttttttccctactatggtgagggaaatgacaccagacTGAATGgcatcagaccggttatattaattaacactattAACGGAAGCGTTAGTTtggcctttttatattggacacGAGTTTGATAATAAAAgaagcagattgactaggagacatttgcaagcaggacttcaaaagacgtttcatagaagtgttttagaggtatgcgcacatACACCCAATATCAGTATATTACACAGAACaactttcacagccgatgttaaagtcctGGATGCTGTTATTTGAGCATTGgatatcttagaatgtgtgtagctgaattctttttaccagctgtaggactgtgatgaaagtaaaaatattttagcgCGTAACGTTAGCTCAGGCAACTATTTACAATCTTTaataaccgaacactactcgAGCGGCTCTTCCTCGTCTCTAAGGAATGCCTCGcaccttttttggcgtattcctttggcgGAGGTTAtgaaaagcactcggaatagtgacatcatgtacccgggaagtagagggctgttacagtagtccgattccagctgtcctctgtagtccttgaaaagcgaattctgtcaAAGACGATATCTCGCATGGCACTGAACTTTaaactttatcattttgctgGTATTATTTATACTCTAACAACAACATTACACAcgaactaaaggttgaaaaatgggatcgcgtGGAATAGGTCCTTTAAGTTAGTTTTGAAGAGGTCTGGGAGCTGACACCCGCACATAGACAGCAACGTATCTGACATTCTACGCTTTGAATGTTAGTAACGTTATTGActagagggtgaataaatcatggcAGAATTATCATTCTCCCattaacagttaaaaaaaaaaatctcaattacTCAACCTTTACTGGCATGATAAACAAGGGTTTAAAGTGCCAACAGTTTATTGAAATTCCAGGTCTACACCTGCATGCACAATAATGGTAGCAACAGTATTTTATGTTTGTGCAAAGCATTTTGTTTCTCCCATTTACCTTACTgctgtctctcacacacagtaTCACATTCAACCTGTTAAGAAGACCACCAAGAGTTGGCGTCATCCCCTGAGAAAACCCACAGCGAGAGCAGTACCCAGTGCTGTGAAACAGCAGGCTGCCAGTGATGATGGTAAATGTTTtactattttcatttattcattcattcatttatttatgtatgcaTTTATAACTTATTAGACAGTACAAATATAGAGATATTACAAGAAATCATAATAGGATAGAAGGGAAAACAGAAGTCAGGGAAAGACATAAGTCAAGACCGAATTCTGTGAGGTTCATTGATTAAAAAACAAccgttttgctttttttatcgTCTGTGCTCATTCTCTTTGTCTTGCCATCCAGTAACTACAAATACAAACTAGAGCTAAGCCAAATAATTGAacgaaaacaatatttttcatgCTACTGTTGAATCACCATTACCACACTGCAGTGTCTTTACTTTGATTTTCTTACTAATTGGGTGGAATAGTTATGGTCTCATTGGTTTATGTTTTCAATTTCCATCTCTGTTCAACTTTAACTTAACTGATTTTTATATGCCTGTCTCAGAGACCATAGAGGAGTGTGAATCTAAAGAAGAGGAACCAGAGACTGAGGATTGGGCGAAACCTTTGGTTAATTTGTGGCAGCATAGGAAAGCTCATTTCCAATATGAAAGAGAGTTCAACATGACTGCGGCTCAAACTGCTCCACACTGTGCTGTCTGCACCCTTTTCATGCCTTACTGCCAGGTAACTTATGGAGACAAATGCTGCAAAACTAGTTTGAAAtctgatttatatttttgtgctaAGTATTTGGTTTTGCTATCTGACAGACTGAAAATTTGGAAGAAAGAAGGCATGAAGTCTCGATGAGTGCTACGACTCAGACACAGGGCTCCTTTTTACTGGAGGCGGGCTCAAGATCACGACCCCTTATCCCTGAAATCTGTTTCGCATATGAGGAGGGTCCCTGCCCTTTGAACACACTTTTGGAGGAGGATGGATCCAGTCCTCTGGTGGCCTGTGACAATTGTTGTGTTCAAGTTCATGCCAGTATGTCTAAGAGATTCTTAACATACTAATTTAGTGATACCCAAACAATTAAGCTTTGTCATCTATTTGTGAACTACCTATATCCATAACATTCTTTGTGCCGAGCATCTAATTATGAATGCAGTGAAAGCTTGCTTTTGTATTAATGACTTAATATCAAAACATATCCGctaccatttattttttatgtattttttaaattgatagAAAATCATTGCGACTTTAAGATGGGGCATTTTGATTTCCCCATTAAGCAACCACCTACAGTAGCAATCTTATTTTAGTGTTTGAATAACCATTGAAGTCTATGCGGCGGGTAACTATTGTGGCATTTGTATTAAAGTCAAGAATGTATACATAGTTTGATTTGTTCACAGGTTGCTACGGTGTTGCTGCTCATGACGTCGGCCCAGTGTGGACATGTGACCGATGTGTAGCCGGAGACCTGGCAGCTGTATGTAATCAGTTTTCAATATCAGAAATAGAAGCACTTGTTACAGACCACATTTGTGTCTGTATAACTGTTTGTATATATGTTTAATAACAGGGATGCTGTTTGTGTAACCTAAGAGGAGGTGCATTAAAAATAACCATGGATGACAGGTAATCCTCTTTATTTTCAGCccttattaaacaaatataatgttGTTGTGTCAAAGAGTAGACTTGTGCTTTTTACATggtgtttaaatttaaat harbors:
- the kdm4c gene encoding lysine-specific demethylase 4C isoform X3 — translated: MAGVGANAPANAACKIMTFRPTMEEFKDFNQYLVYMESQGAHRAGLAKVIPPKGWKPRQNYEDIDDFVIQAPIQQMVAGQSGLFTQYNIQKKPLTVQEFRRLANSDMYCTPRYLNYEDLERKYWKNLTFVSPIYGADVSGTLYDEGIEEWNIGHLNSILDVIEEDCGVSIQGVNTPYLYFGMWKTSFSWHTEDMDLYSINYLHFGEPKSWYAIPPEHGKRLERLAIGFFPNSFKSCEAFLRHKMTLISPSVLKKYSIPFDKITQEAGEFMITFPYGYHAGFNHGFNCAESTNFASIRWINYGKVATQCTCSKDMVKISMDPFVRRFQPDRYQAWTQGKDACTLDHTLATPSTTPELQSWIQRRRRRTPATKSLHYPRACSKQLKTVDTMPVKGGARRSRGAALTSKKEEEEEAVKHEKELQYSADLKGFTGPCRQMCVVKVTRVESDLLAQSTRQLRDSSLERTSTPPLTATSCQVDPEHAVSQTSVMSDEGQVSTNPSTQMTKDMTLNSQKTAESSNQTLIPNCESASETSAPSISLTSSPPLRSNSTAILFSESESQQAKIETDGTTADISTESNIECGTSALYKEKSSICLDSGSQEDRTKSGIHHVASFFEMPLLTPEVTEERLNQSFLVPEMPSLTLAIQTDSMKLLLDIPNTTEAPVLHQEKSHLPPVITDDTPTCSASACNDWLYTTPQNIFGQTQNSTSDACIADPESPSSITQWEPPEKKSKQEGHEHTLPSADTHTSILPLSEQLQIATNCLLQPSTLAEMNFVDAQNSEMTESSCSDRDNKQTSLCNEERPSSLTASLGPFVDSKPFTSTIWKNLNSQSPAVLIESLQPELVVGLAQGVGSLNDYTHDSLSYTMWSESNCLQEKSTNSPNSSPCAQAWGNLGPGSKQGSGSEITQNLQKVEVEEGEACVLGEQTDSQALQAEENKSQEYYEGVKSEPDGSVSDSDSCESRVRGVDSSSESSDENALSDPECGDAGLEPGEVCTYHIQPVKKTTKSWRHPLRKPTARAVPSAVKQQAASDDETIEECESKEEEPETEDWAKPLVNLWQHRKAHFQYEREFNMTAAQTAPHCAVCTLFMPYCQTENLEERRHEVSMSATTQTQGSFLLEAGSRSRPLIPEICFAYEEGPCPLNTLLEEDGSSPLVACDNCCVQVHASCYGVAAHDVGPVWTCDRCVAGDLAAGCCLCNLRGGALKITMDDRWAHVMCAVGLPEVKFLDVVKRAPIDISAIPVQRYKLKCVYCRNRIKRLSGACIQCSCGRCPTSFHVTCAHAAGVPMEPDDWPYVVFITCHRHQSRSSSASRDCAQFGAPEVGEAVQVKWPDGLFYGAKYLGSNTTYMYQVEFEDGSQVLAKREDIYTLDEDLPKKVKGRLSTASSMRFEDAFFTTQAERKRRRTPNSRFQTDYIAHISPRTFARALEMHSSKFN
- the kdm4c gene encoding lysine-specific demethylase 4C isoform X1, whose translation is MAGVGANAPANAACKIMTFRPTMEEFKDFNQYLVYMESQGAHRAGLAKVIPPKGWKPRQNYEDIDDFVIQAPIQQMVAGQSGLFTQYNIQKKPLTVQEFRRLANSDMYCTPRYLNYEDLERKYWKNLTFVSPIYGADVSGTLYDEGIEEWNIGHLNSILDVIEEDCGVSIQGVNTPYLYFGMWKTSFSWHTEDMDLYSINYLHFGEPKSWYAIPPEHGKRLERLAIGFFPNSFKSCEAFLRHKMTLISPSVLKKYSIPFDKITQEAGEFMITFPYGYHAGFNHGFNCAESTNFASIRWINYGKVATQCTCSKDMVKISMDPFVRRFQPDRYQAWTQGKDACTLDHTLATPSTTPELQSWIQRRRRRTPATKSLHYPRACSKQLKTVDTMPVKGGARRSRGAALTSKKEEEEEAVKHEKELQYSADLKGFTGPCRQMCVVKVTRVESDLLAQSTRQLRDSSLERTSTPPLTATSCQVDPEHAVSQTSVMSDEGQVSTNPSTQMTKDMTLNSQKTAESSNQTLIPNCESASETSAPSISLTSSPPLRSNSTAILFSESESQQAKIETDGTTADISTESNIECGTSALYKEKSSICLDSGSQEDRTKSGIHHVASFFEMPLLTPEVTEERLNQSFLVPEMPSLTLAIQTDSMKLLLDIPNTTEAPVLHQEKSHLPPVITDDTPTCSASACNDWLYTTPQNIFGQTQNSTSDACIADPESPSSITQWEPPEKKSKQEGHEHTLPSADTHTSILPLSEQLQIATNCLLQPSTLAEMNFVDAQNSEMTESSCSDRDNKQTSLCNEERPSSLTASLGPFVDSKPFTSTIWKNLNSQSPAVLIESLQPELVVGLAQGVGSLNDYTHDSLSYTMWSESNCLQEKSTNSPNSSPCAQAWGNLGPGSKQGSGSEITQNLQKVEVEEGEACVLGEQTDSQALQAEENKSQEYYEGVKSEPDGSVSDSDSCESRVRGVDSSSESSDENALSDPECGDAGLEPGEVCTYHIQPVKKTTKSWRHPLRKPTARAVPSAVKQQAASDDETIEECESKEEEPETEDWAKPLVNLWQHRKAHFQYEREFNMTAAQTAPHCAVCTLFMPYCQTENLEERRHEVSMSATTQTQGSFLLEAGSRSRPLIPEICFAYEEGPCPLNTLLEEDGSSPLVACDNCCVQVHASCYGVAAHDVGPVWTCDRCVAGDLAAGCCLCNLRGGALKITMDDRWAHVMCAVGLPEVKFLDVVKRAPIDISAIPVQRYKLKCVYCRNRIKRLSGACIQCSCGRCPTSFHVTCAHAAGVPMEPDDWPYVVFITCHRHQSRSSSARMKVSKSELVVGQTVISKHKNLRYYSSRITQVTAQTFYEVMFDDGSFSNDTFPEDIVSRDCAQFGAPEVGEAVQVKWPDGLFYGAKYLGSNTTYMYQVEFEDGSQVLAKREDIYTLDEDLPKKVKGRLSTASSMRFEDAFFTTQAERKRRRTPNSRFQTDYIAHISPRTFARALEMHSSKFN
- the kdm4c gene encoding lysine-specific demethylase 4C isoform X2, giving the protein MAGVGANAPANAACKIMTFRPTMEEFKDFNQYLVYMESQGAHRAGLAKVIPPKGWKPRQNYEDIDDFVIQAPIQQMVAGQSGLFTQYNIQKKPLTVQEFRRLANSDMYCTPRYLNYEDLERKYWKNLTFVSPIYGADVSGTLYDEGIEEWNIGHLNSILDVIEEDCGVSIQGVNTPYLYFGMWKTSFSWHTEDMDLYSINYLHFGEPKSWYAIPPEHGKRLERLAIGFFPNSFKSCEAFLRHKMTLISPSVLKKYSIPFDKITQEAGEFMITFPYGYHAGFNHGFNCAESTNFASIRWINYGKVATQCTCSKDMVKISMDPFVRRFQPDRYQAWTQGKDACTLDHTLATPSTTPELQSWIQRRRRRTPATKSLHYPRACSKQLKTVDTMPVKGGARRSRGAALTSKKEEEEEAVKHEKELQYSADLKGFTGPCRQMCVVKVTRVESDLLAQSTRQLRDSSLERTSTPPLTATSCQVDPEHAVSQTSVMSDEGQVSTNPSTQMTKDMTLNSQKTAESSNQTLIPNCESASETSAPSISLTSSPPLRSNSTAILFSESESQQAKIETDGTTADISTESNIECGTSALYKEKSSICLDSGSQEDRTKSGIHHVASFFEMPLLTPEVTEERLNQSFLVPEMPSLTLAIQTDSMKLLLDIPNTTEAPVLHQEKSHLPPVITDDTPTCSASACNDWLYTTPQNIFGQTQNSTSDACIADPESPSSITQWEPPEKKSKQEGHEHTLPSADTHTSILPLSEQLQIATNCLLQPSTLAEMNFVDAQNSEMTESSCSDRDNKQTSLCNEERPSSLTASLGPFVDSKPFTSTIWKNLNSQSPAVLIESLQPELVVGLAQGVGSLNDYTHDSLSYTMWSESNCLQEKSTNSPNSSPCAQAWGNLGPGSKQGSGSEITQNLQKVEVEEGEACVLGEQTDSQALQAEENKSQEYYEGVKSEPDGSVSDSDSCESRVRGVDSSSESSDENALSDPECGDAGLEPGEVCTYHIQPVKKTTKSWRHPLRKPTARAVPSAVKQQAASDDETIEECESKEEEPETEDWAKPLVNLWQHRKAHFQYEREFNMTAAQTAPHCAVCTLFMPYCQTENLEERRHEVSMSATTQTQGSFLLEAGSRSRPLIPEICFAYEEGPCPLNTLLEEDGSSPLVACDNCCVQVHASCYGVAAHDVGPVWTCDRCVAGDLAAGCCLCNLRGGALKITMDDRWAHVMCAVGLPEVKFLDVVKRAPIDISAIPVQRYKLKCVYCRNRIKRLSGACIQCSCGRCPTSFHVTCAHAAGVPMEPDDWPYVVFITCHRHQSRSSSARMKVSKSELVVGQTVISKHKNLRYYSSRITQVTAQTFYEVMFDDGSFSNDTFPEDIVSRDCAQFGAPEVGEAVQVKWPDGLFYGAKYLGSNTTYMYQVEFEDGSQVLAKREDIYTLDEDLPKKVKGRLVRLQ